One stretch of Legionella birminghamensis DNA includes these proteins:
- a CDS encoding YchJ family protein encodes MSLCPCGSRLDYSGCCGLYIEEANRPETPEALMRSRYTAYTKANIAYILKTMRGKPLIDFNESEARQWAEQVGWLDLKILESQYSPEQPSKGFVEFIARYHISGQIKSIHERSEFLLDDGQWYYIDSHPPLGKPAKTPRIAQNAPCFCGSSKKYKNCHGKK; translated from the coding sequence ATGAGCCTCTGCCCCTGCGGATCCAGACTTGACTATTCAGGCTGCTGCGGTCTTTACATCGAGGAAGCGAACAGGCCTGAAACGCCTGAAGCCCTGATGCGTTCGCGATATACTGCTTATACCAAAGCCAACATCGCCTATATCCTCAAAACTATGAGAGGCAAACCCCTGATCGACTTTAATGAATCAGAGGCCAGGCAATGGGCGGAACAGGTCGGCTGGCTTGATTTAAAGATTCTGGAATCTCAGTATTCTCCCGAGCAGCCCTCTAAAGGTTTCGTGGAGTTTATTGCAAGATACCATATTTCCGGCCAGATCAAATCCATCCACGAGCGCAGCGAATTCCTGCTGGACGATGGCCAATGGTATTATATTGACAGCCATCCCCCACTAGGCAAACCTGCCAAAACGCCGCGAATTGCACAAAATGCCCCCTGCTTTTGCGGCAGCTCCAAAAAATACAAAAACTGCCATGGAAAAAAATAA
- a CDS encoding EscU/YscU/HrcU family type III secretion system export apparatus switch protein — protein MTEKTENATAYKLKKAKEKGQVSKSADLINTSQLLICLLLLCITGASTWQQIIQLCSQQFLLAGHLVFSVSKISSLMRLLITGLLTLWMPFALILIATAMITSILQTGFVWSAAPLTPKFERLNPVSGFKKLFSSKLLFDLLKNLLKITLVSVLGFYSLQYMQASLVELSGLMPRQLPLAMFHLLLKLLGPILTGLFIISLVDKLYTRKKFAKEQRMSKQEVKEEYRQREGDPKIKSRIRQLQFELRKRSASFEQVKNADVVITNPTHYAIALKYDRMTMPAPKLVCKGQDEQARMIRKLALRHQVPLIENKAFARHLYASVDLNQWIRREHFPIAAAIYRQLGQVNN, from the coding sequence ATGACTGAGAAAACAGAAAATGCAACAGCCTACAAGTTAAAAAAAGCAAAAGAAAAAGGCCAGGTTAGTAAAAGTGCCGACTTAATCAACACCAGCCAACTCTTAATTTGCCTGTTACTTTTATGCATAACCGGAGCCAGCACCTGGCAGCAGATTATACAGCTATGCAGCCAGCAGTTTCTGTTAGCAGGCCATCTGGTTTTTTCTGTCTCGAAAATAAGCTCTCTTATGCGCCTCTTGATCACCGGCTTGTTAACTCTCTGGATGCCCTTCGCATTGATCCTGATTGCCACAGCAATGATCACCAGCATCCTGCAGACAGGATTTGTCTGGTCTGCAGCACCGCTTACGCCCAAATTCGAACGGCTTAATCCTGTATCCGGCTTTAAGAAATTATTTTCCAGCAAGCTATTATTTGATTTACTGAAAAATTTATTAAAAATCACCCTGGTCAGCGTCCTTGGTTTCTATAGTTTGCAATATATGCAGGCTTCGCTTGTCGAATTGTCAGGGCTTATGCCCAGGCAGCTGCCTTTGGCCATGTTCCATTTGCTGCTCAAACTGCTAGGGCCTATCCTGACTGGCCTTTTTATTATTAGCCTTGTCGATAAATTATATACCCGTAAAAAGTTTGCCAAGGAACAACGGATGAGCAAGCAGGAAGTCAAGGAAGAATACCGTCAACGTGAAGGCGACCCGAAAATCAAAAGCAGGATCAGGCAATTGCAATTTGAACTAAGAAAACGAAGCGCGTCTTTTGAACAGGTCAAGAACGCTGATGTGGTGATCACCAATCCAACCCATTATGCAATTGCTTTAAAATATGACCGAATGACAATGCCAGCACCGAAACTGGTTTGCAAAGGCCAGGATGAGCAAGCGCGAATGATTAGAAAATTGGCGCTTCGCCATCAGGTTCCGCTGATTGAAAATAAAGCATTTGCCCGTCATTTGTATGCTTCAGTAGACTTGAATCAATGGATTCGCCGCGAGCACTTCCCTATTGCAGCGGCAATCTATCGACAACTAGGGCAAGTGAATAATTAA
- a CDS encoding flagellar biosynthetic protein FliQ, whose product MSEDLAVYLSKQLLWQALCICSPVAVVAVICGLVISILQAVTQIQDSTLSTVSKILAVALMLMFCGHWMLGSIASFAEQVITSIPERLK is encoded by the coding sequence ATGTCCGAGGATCTCGCGGTCTATCTTTCAAAGCAATTACTTTGGCAAGCACTCTGCATATGTTCCCCCGTAGCAGTAGTTGCTGTGATCTGCGGTCTGGTTATTTCTATCCTACAGGCTGTTACCCAGATCCAGGACTCAACCCTAAGCACCGTATCCAAAATTCTGGCGGTAGCCCTTATGCTAATGTTCTGCGGCCACTGGATGCTTGGCTCGATAGCCAGCTTTGCTGAGCAGGTAATTACCAGTATCCCGGAGCGGTTGAAATGA
- a CDS encoding flagellar biosynthetic protein FliR, whose product MIGLSIHSLSLFFLISIRLGAIILFSPLEVIRRLPVQIRLLLLFLSSFLIILNIDAPFQAESLAAAFAAELINSQLFYLSLSACIGCFQIAGHLIDIQNGLNGVSVFKPDAGFDSLSAHLLGMMAALFFFASQGHHKFIRLILVSFAESPPGKLIGQFDLLHFIKQFAMIWSLGLLIASPVVFCLWLVEVCSGVLSRNMPQVSPFFLILPVKILLGFLVFYLLLDNINPLLQKTFELGFQCWRGYLHD is encoded by the coding sequence ATGATCGGATTATCAATTCATTCACTCTCACTATTTTTTCTCATTTCTATCCGTCTGGGGGCTATCATCCTCTTTTCGCCCCTTGAAGTGATTAGACGCCTGCCCGTCCAAATCCGATTACTACTGCTTTTCTTAAGCAGCTTTTTGATTATTTTGAACATTGATGCCCCCTTTCAAGCAGAGTCACTAGCAGCTGCTTTCGCTGCCGAATTAATTAATAGCCAATTATTTTATTTATCGCTTTCTGCCTGCATTGGCTGTTTTCAAATTGCCGGTCATTTAATTGATATCCAGAATGGCTTAAACGGGGTATCCGTTTTTAAACCCGATGCAGGATTCGACTCCCTATCCGCCCATCTGCTTGGCATGATGGCTGCCCTGTTTTTCTTTGCCTCCCAGGGACATCACAAATTTATCAGGCTGATACTGGTTTCTTTTGCAGAATCCCCGCCTGGCAAGCTAATTGGGCAATTTGACTTGCTGCATTTTATCAAACAGTTTGCAATGATCTGGTCACTCGGCCTGTTAATAGCCTCGCCTGTCGTGTTTTGCTTGTGGCTGGTTGAAGTTTGCAGCGGTGTTTTGAGTAGAAATATGCCGCAAGTCAGTCCTTTTTTTCTGATTTTGCCCGTAAAAATCCTGCTGGGTTTCTTAGTTTTCTATTTGCTGCTTGACAATATTAACCCTTTACTTCAAAAAACGTTTGAACTGGGTTTTCAATGCTGGCGGGGGTACTTGCATGACTGA
- a CDS encoding glutathione S-transferase family protein — protein MITLYQFPEMWGLPNVSPFCLKVETYLRMTELPYESRFVRDPRKAPKAKLPFIKCENAIIADSEFIITGLKQKYGDLLDKHLDDGDKALAVLLDNVFSERLYWLIVYFRWQDDNGWKHVKPSFFAGLPGILNLFLPNLIRKKTIKTLYMQGTGRHSREEAMQMARTTIDAIAQFLGDKPYFMGDEVSTIDASAFAFLANIVWAPYDDPLKNMAKKHQNISRFCDKMWRSFFPELKQPFSVV, from the coding sequence ATGATTACCCTTTATCAATTTCCTGAAATGTGGGGCTTGCCTAACGTTAGTCCTTTCTGCCTTAAAGTTGAAACCTATCTGCGAATGACGGAGCTGCCGTATGAAAGCCGCTTTGTCAGGGATCCGCGCAAAGCGCCGAAAGCGAAGTTACCCTTCATTAAGTGTGAAAATGCGATTATTGCTGACAGTGAGTTTATTATAACGGGCTTAAAGCAGAAATATGGCGATCTTCTGGATAAACATCTGGATGATGGGGATAAAGCCCTGGCCGTGCTTCTTGATAATGTGTTTTCGGAAAGGCTTTATTGGCTAATAGTCTATTTTCGCTGGCAGGATGATAATGGCTGGAAACATGTCAAACCCAGTTTTTTCGCCGGATTGCCTGGAATACTCAATCTTTTTTTACCTAATCTAATCCGCAAAAAAACGATAAAAACACTTTATATGCAGGGCACAGGAAGACATAGCAGGGAAGAAGCCATGCAGATGGCTCGGACAACTATCGATGCCATAGCTCAGTTTCTTGGGGATAAACCCTATTTTATGGGGGATGAAGTATCTACTATTGATGCAAGTGCCTTTGCTTTTTTAGCAAATATCGTTTGGGCGCCCTATGATGACCCTTTGAAAAATATGGCAAAAAAACACCAGAATATATCGCGGTTTTGCGATAAAATGTGGCGAAGTTTCTTTCCCGAATTAAAGCAGCCCTTTAGCGTCGTCTAA